The Rhinoderma darwinii isolate aRhiDar2 chromosome 8, aRhiDar2.hap1, whole genome shotgun sequence genome has a window encoding:
- the GPR107 gene encoding protein GPR107 isoform X3, whose translation MALRSDGRPLLILSLLLLPLISARVHHLVLKDDIRQKVRLNTFGFFADGFMNVTVSGLSVKGFNNLPEVGNWLFGFSLDRTKNDGFSTYLDQELHDCILKKMDSRPKDAALLQLNFSNGSVCLSTADDNLLPHIVFATPEDSDKSSTAPSSPEKPEPKPSEVKRERRDADGVAGKETKLKTKAKDEPDPETNAKDKPDPETNAKDKPDPETNAKDKPDPETNAKDKPDPETNAKDKPDPETNAKDKPDHETKAKDKPDPETKVEVDGNQDNKSEKNSEDKTDPKRKVEHNQDPEDETDPKTKTKETKVKTDTEDKVDPKPVKSDGKEQEKNSCYPMLVKKGKASFAFSFNVSKPEMEGQYSLYFHSCVSENRQQNPFSLEIVIIERNPGSFLSADEIPLPKLYISMAMFFFVSGLVWVHILRKRRSDVFKIHWLMAALPFTKSLSLVFHTIDYHYIATQGYPIEGWAVVYYITHLLKGALLFITIALIGTGWAFVKHILSDKDKKIFMIVIPLQVLANVAYIIIESTEEGTTDSGLWKEILFLVDLLCCGAILFPVIWSIRHLQEASATDGKAAINLAKLKLFRHYYVMIVCFIYFTRIIAFLIKLAVPFQWKWMYQLLDELATFVFFVLTGYKFRPASDNPYLQLPQDEDTDDLEMEAVVTTTGSTEGIKKVKKVLNGSSEPRSEWNSSA comes from the exons ATGGCGCTGCGGAGTGACGGGCGCCCGCTGCTGATCCTGAGCCTCCTGCTGCTGCCGCTGATCTCGGCGCGGGTCCATCACCTCGTCCTGAAG GATGACATTCGGCAGAAGGTTCGTCTGAACACTTTCGGCTTCTTCGCTGACGGTTTCATGAATGTGACTGTGAGCGGCCTCTCTGTAAAGGGGTTTAACAACCTCCCGGAAGTCGGCAACTGGCTG TTTGGCTTCAGCTTAGACCGAACCAAGAATGACGGCTTCTCCACGTATCTG GACCAAGAACTCCATGACTGTATCCTGAAGAAGATGGACAGTCGCCCGAAAGACGCCGCCCTGCTCCAGCTCAACTTCTCCAATGGAAG CGTCTGTCTGAGCACCGCTGACGACAACCTCCTACCCCACATCGTCTTCGCGACACCGGAGGACAGCGACAAAAGTTCTACCGCTCCGAGCTCTCCGGAGAAACCGGAGCCCAAACCATCAGAAGTGAAAAGAGAGCGCAGGGACGCAG ATGGTGTAGCGGGAAAAGAGACAAAGCTCAAAACCAAGGCCAAGGATGAGCCTGATCCCGAGACTAATGCCAAGGATAAGCCTGATCCCGAGACTAATGCCAAGGATAAGCCTGATCCCGAGACTAATGCCAAGGATAAGCCTGATCCCGAGACTAATGCCAAGGATAAGCCTGATCCCGAGACTAATGCCAAGGATAAGCCTGATCCCGAGACTAATGCCAAGGATAAGCCTGATCACGAGACTAAGGCCAAGGATAAGCCTGATCCCGAGACTAAGGTTGAGGTGGACGGTAATCAAGATAACAAAAGCGAGAAGAATTCAGAGGATAAGACTGACCCCAAAAGGAAGGTGGAACATAATCAAGATCCCGAGGATGAGACCGACCCCAAGACTAAAACCAAGGAGACCAAGGTGAAGACCGACACAGAAGACAAGGTGGACCCCAAGCCTGTGAAAAGTGATGGCAAAGAACAGGAAAAAAACTCG TGTTACCCGATGCTGGTGAAGAAGGGCAAGGCCTCGTTCGCG TTCTCGTTTAACGTGAGTAAGCCGGAGATGGAGGGGCAGTACAGCCTTTACTTCCACAGCTGCGTCAGCGAGAACCGGCAGCAGAACCCCTTCAGTCTGGAG ATTGTCATCATAGAGCGGAATCCTGGCAGCTTCTTGTCTGCCGACGAAATCCCCCTCCCCAAACTCTACATCTCCATGGCGATGTTCTTCTTCGTCTCCGGACTGGTCTGGGTTCACATCCTCCGCAAGCGCAG AAGTGATGTATTCAAGATCCACTGGTTGATGGCCGCGCTGCCCTTCACCAAGTCCCTTTCTCTGGTGTTCCACACG ATTGATTATCACTACATCGCAACTCAGGGTTATCCGATCGAGGGCTGGGCCGTGGTGTATTACATCACTCACCT GTTGAAAGGCGCTCTGCTGTTTATTACCATCGCTCTCATCGGAACGGGCTGGGCcttcgtcaaacacatcctgtcagATAAGGATAAGAAGATCTTCATGATTGTGATCCCGCTGCAG GTTTTGGCTAACGTGGCTTACATCATCATTGAGTCCACTGAGGAGGGTACGACCGACTCCGGCCTGTGGAAAGAGATCCTGTTCCTTGTCGACCTCTTGTGTTGCggcgccatcttgtttcctgttatATG GTCCATCCGACACCTTCAGGAAGCTTCAGCCACAGATGGGAAAG CTGCGATCAACTTGGCAAAACTGAAGCTTTTCAGACACTACTATGTGATG attgTCTGCTTCATATACTTCACCCGGATCATCGCCTTCCTCATCAAGTTAGCAGTCCCATTCCAGTGGAAATGGATGTACCAG CTCCTGGATGAATTGGCGACCTTCGTCTTCTTCGTGTTAACCGGGTACAAGTTCCGCCCGGCGTCTGACAACCCGTACCTGCAGCTCCCACAGGATGAGGACacggatgatctggaaatggaggCAGT AGTGACAACCACAGGAAGCACAGAGGGGATCAAGAAAGTGAAAAAAGTCCTGAACGGATCGTCGGAGCCTCGCTCAGAATGGAACAGCTCTGCCTGA
- the GPR107 gene encoding protein GPR107 isoform X2: MNVTVSGLSVKGFNNLPEVGNWLFGFSLDRTKNDGFSTYLDQELHDCILKKMDSRPKDAALLQLNFSNGSVCLSTADDNLLPHIVFATPEDSDKSSTAPSSPEKPEPKPSEVKRERRDADGVAGKETKLKTKAKDEPDPETNAKDKPDPETNAKDKPDPETNAKDKPDPETNAKDKPDPETNAKDKPDPETNAKDKPDHETKAKDKPDPETKVEVDGNQDNKSEKNSEDKTDPKRKVEHNQDPEDETDPKTKTKETKVKTDTEDKVDPKPVKSDGKEQEKNSCYPMLVKKGKASFAFSFNVSKPEMEGQYSLYFHSCVSENRQQNPFSLEIVIIERNPGSFLSADEIPLPKLYISMAMFFFVSGLVWVHILRKRRSDVFKIHWLMAALPFTKSLSLVFHTIDYHYIATQGYPIEGWAVVYYITHLLKGALLFITIALIGTGWAFVKHILSDKDKKIFMIVIPLQVLANVAYIIIESTEEGTTDSGLWKEILFLVDLLCCGAILFPVIWSIRHLQEASATDGKAAINLAKLKLFRHYYVMIVCFIYFTRIIAFLIKLAVPFQWKWMYQLLDELATFVFFVLTGYKFRPASDNPYLQLPQDEDTDDLEMEAVVTTTGSTEGIKKVKKVLNGSSEPRSEWNSSA, encoded by the exons ATGAATGTGACTGTGAGCGGCCTCTCTGTAAAGGGGTTTAACAACCTCCCGGAAGTCGGCAACTGGCTG TTTGGCTTCAGCTTAGACCGAACCAAGAATGACGGCTTCTCCACGTATCTG GACCAAGAACTCCATGACTGTATCCTGAAGAAGATGGACAGTCGCCCGAAAGACGCCGCCCTGCTCCAGCTCAACTTCTCCAATGGAAG CGTCTGTCTGAGCACCGCTGACGACAACCTCCTACCCCACATCGTCTTCGCGACACCGGAGGACAGCGACAAAAGTTCTACCGCTCCGAGCTCTCCGGAGAAACCGGAGCCCAAACCATCAGAAGTGAAAAGAGAGCGCAGGGACGCAG ATGGTGTAGCGGGAAAAGAGACAAAGCTCAAAACCAAGGCCAAGGATGAGCCTGATCCCGAGACTAATGCCAAGGATAAGCCTGATCCCGAGACTAATGCCAAGGATAAGCCTGATCCCGAGACTAATGCCAAGGATAAGCCTGATCCCGAGACTAATGCCAAGGATAAGCCTGATCCCGAGACTAATGCCAAGGATAAGCCTGATCCCGAGACTAATGCCAAGGATAAGCCTGATCACGAGACTAAGGCCAAGGATAAGCCTGATCCCGAGACTAAGGTTGAGGTGGACGGTAATCAAGATAACAAAAGCGAGAAGAATTCAGAGGATAAGACTGACCCCAAAAGGAAGGTGGAACATAATCAAGATCCCGAGGATGAGACCGACCCCAAGACTAAAACCAAGGAGACCAAGGTGAAGACCGACACAGAAGACAAGGTGGACCCCAAGCCTGTGAAAAGTGATGGCAAAGAACAGGAAAAAAACTCG TGTTACCCGATGCTGGTGAAGAAGGGCAAGGCCTCGTTCGCG TTCTCGTTTAACGTGAGTAAGCCGGAGATGGAGGGGCAGTACAGCCTTTACTTCCACAGCTGCGTCAGCGAGAACCGGCAGCAGAACCCCTTCAGTCTGGAG ATTGTCATCATAGAGCGGAATCCTGGCAGCTTCTTGTCTGCCGACGAAATCCCCCTCCCCAAACTCTACATCTCCATGGCGATGTTCTTCTTCGTCTCCGGACTGGTCTGGGTTCACATCCTCCGCAAGCGCAG AAGTGATGTATTCAAGATCCACTGGTTGATGGCCGCGCTGCCCTTCACCAAGTCCCTTTCTCTGGTGTTCCACACG ATTGATTATCACTACATCGCAACTCAGGGTTATCCGATCGAGGGCTGGGCCGTGGTGTATTACATCACTCACCT GTTGAAAGGCGCTCTGCTGTTTATTACCATCGCTCTCATCGGAACGGGCTGGGCcttcgtcaaacacatcctgtcagATAAGGATAAGAAGATCTTCATGATTGTGATCCCGCTGCAG GTTTTGGCTAACGTGGCTTACATCATCATTGAGTCCACTGAGGAGGGTACGACCGACTCCGGCCTGTGGAAAGAGATCCTGTTCCTTGTCGACCTCTTGTGTTGCggcgccatcttgtttcctgttatATG GTCCATCCGACACCTTCAGGAAGCTTCAGCCACAGATGGGAAAG CTGCGATCAACTTGGCAAAACTGAAGCTTTTCAGACACTACTATGTGATG attgTCTGCTTCATATACTTCACCCGGATCATCGCCTTCCTCATCAAGTTAGCAGTCCCATTCCAGTGGAAATGGATGTACCAG CTCCTGGATGAATTGGCGACCTTCGTCTTCTTCGTGTTAACCGGGTACAAGTTCCGCCCGGCGTCTGACAACCCGTACCTGCAGCTCCCACAGGATGAGGACacggatgatctggaaatggaggCAGT AGTGACAACCACAGGAAGCACAGAGGGGATCAAGAAAGTGAAAAAAGTCCTGAACGGATCGTCGGAGCCTCGCTCAGAATGGAACAGCTCTGCCTGA
- the GPR107 gene encoding protein GPR107 isoform X1, translating into MALRSDGRPLLILSLLLLPLISARVHHLVLKDDIRQKVRLNTFGFFADGFMNVTVSGLSVKGFNNLPEVGNWLFGFSLDRTKNDGFSTYLDQELHDCILKKMDSRPKDAALLQLNFSNGSVCLSTADDNLLPHIVFATPEDSDKSSTAPSSPEKPEPKPSEVKRERRDADGVAGKETKLKTKAKDEPDPETNAKDKPDPETNAKDKPDPETNAKDKPDPETNAKDKPDPETNAKDKPDPETNAKDKPDHETKAKDKPDPETKVEVDGNQDNKSEKNSEDKTDPKRKVEHNQDPEDETDPKTKTKETKVKTDTEDKVDPKPVKSDGKEQEKNSCYPMLVKKGKASFAFSFNVSKPEMEGQYSLYFHSCVSENRQQNPFSLEIVIIERNPGSFLSADEIPLPKLYISMAMFFFVSGLVWVHILRKRSDVFKIHWLMAALPFTKSLSLVFHTIDYHYIATQGYPIEGWAVVYYITHLLKGALLFITIALIGTGWAFVKHILSDKDKKIFMIVIPLQVLANVAYIIIESTEEGTTDSGLWKEILFLVDLLCCGAILFPVIWSIRHLQEASATDGKAAINLAKLKLFRHYYVMIVCFIYFTRIIAFLIKLAVPFQWKWMYQLLDELATFVFFVLTGYKFRPASDNPYLQLPQDEDTDDLEMEAVVTTTGSTEGIKKVKKVLNGSSEPRSEWNSSA; encoded by the exons ATGGCGCTGCGGAGTGACGGGCGCCCGCTGCTGATCCTGAGCCTCCTGCTGCTGCCGCTGATCTCGGCGCGGGTCCATCACCTCGTCCTGAAG GATGACATTCGGCAGAAGGTTCGTCTGAACACTTTCGGCTTCTTCGCTGACGGTTTCATGAATGTGACTGTGAGCGGCCTCTCTGTAAAGGGGTTTAACAACCTCCCGGAAGTCGGCAACTGGCTG TTTGGCTTCAGCTTAGACCGAACCAAGAATGACGGCTTCTCCACGTATCTG GACCAAGAACTCCATGACTGTATCCTGAAGAAGATGGACAGTCGCCCGAAAGACGCCGCCCTGCTCCAGCTCAACTTCTCCAATGGAAG CGTCTGTCTGAGCACCGCTGACGACAACCTCCTACCCCACATCGTCTTCGCGACACCGGAGGACAGCGACAAAAGTTCTACCGCTCCGAGCTCTCCGGAGAAACCGGAGCCCAAACCATCAGAAGTGAAAAGAGAGCGCAGGGACGCAG ATGGTGTAGCGGGAAAAGAGACAAAGCTCAAAACCAAGGCCAAGGATGAGCCTGATCCCGAGACTAATGCCAAGGATAAGCCTGATCCCGAGACTAATGCCAAGGATAAGCCTGATCCCGAGACTAATGCCAAGGATAAGCCTGATCCCGAGACTAATGCCAAGGATAAGCCTGATCCCGAGACTAATGCCAAGGATAAGCCTGATCCCGAGACTAATGCCAAGGATAAGCCTGATCACGAGACTAAGGCCAAGGATAAGCCTGATCCCGAGACTAAGGTTGAGGTGGACGGTAATCAAGATAACAAAAGCGAGAAGAATTCAGAGGATAAGACTGACCCCAAAAGGAAGGTGGAACATAATCAAGATCCCGAGGATGAGACCGACCCCAAGACTAAAACCAAGGAGACCAAGGTGAAGACCGACACAGAAGACAAGGTGGACCCCAAGCCTGTGAAAAGTGATGGCAAAGAACAGGAAAAAAACTCG TGTTACCCGATGCTGGTGAAGAAGGGCAAGGCCTCGTTCGCG TTCTCGTTTAACGTGAGTAAGCCGGAGATGGAGGGGCAGTACAGCCTTTACTTCCACAGCTGCGTCAGCGAGAACCGGCAGCAGAACCCCTTCAGTCTGGAG ATTGTCATCATAGAGCGGAATCCTGGCAGCTTCTTGTCTGCCGACGAAATCCCCCTCCCCAAACTCTACATCTCCATGGCGATGTTCTTCTTCGTCTCCGGACTGGTCTGGGTTCACATCCTCCGCAAGCGCAG TGATGTATTCAAGATCCACTGGTTGATGGCCGCGCTGCCCTTCACCAAGTCCCTTTCTCTGGTGTTCCACACG ATTGATTATCACTACATCGCAACTCAGGGTTATCCGATCGAGGGCTGGGCCGTGGTGTATTACATCACTCACCT GTTGAAAGGCGCTCTGCTGTTTATTACCATCGCTCTCATCGGAACGGGCTGGGCcttcgtcaaacacatcctgtcagATAAGGATAAGAAGATCTTCATGATTGTGATCCCGCTGCAG GTTTTGGCTAACGTGGCTTACATCATCATTGAGTCCACTGAGGAGGGTACGACCGACTCCGGCCTGTGGAAAGAGATCCTGTTCCTTGTCGACCTCTTGTGTTGCggcgccatcttgtttcctgttatATG GTCCATCCGACACCTTCAGGAAGCTTCAGCCACAGATGGGAAAG CTGCGATCAACTTGGCAAAACTGAAGCTTTTCAGACACTACTATGTGATG attgTCTGCTTCATATACTTCACCCGGATCATCGCCTTCCTCATCAAGTTAGCAGTCCCATTCCAGTGGAAATGGATGTACCAG CTCCTGGATGAATTGGCGACCTTCGTCTTCTTCGTGTTAACCGGGTACAAGTTCCGCCCGGCGTCTGACAACCCGTACCTGCAGCTCCCACAGGATGAGGACacggatgatctggaaatggaggCAGT AGTGACAACCACAGGAAGCACAGAGGGGATCAAGAAAGTGAAAAAAGTCCTGAACGGATCGTCGGAGCCTCGCTCAGAATGGAACAGCTCTGCCTGA